A portion of the Paucilactobacillus hokkaidonensis JCM 18461 genome contains these proteins:
- the trhA gene encoding PAQR family membrane homeostasis protein TrhA, producing MQPSKTRKNIIIELANTISHGLGVALAIAGLILLIIKAISTSDPMRIVTFSFYGSILILFYLTSTMFHALVFTRAHHVFQVFDHCMIFVLIGATYTPYCLVSISGWFGWTLFGVIWLMAICGIIYKSIWLNKVTPLSTIIYIIMGWMCVLAFKPLWHALTPVGFFLLLAGGLSFTLGALVYSKKGFIYAHLIWHFFVLAGTILMYFSILLFV from the coding sequence ATGCAACCAAGTAAAACACGTAAAAATATCATCATTGAACTTGCTAACACAATTTCACATGGCCTCGGGGTTGCTCTGGCAATTGCCGGTTTAATATTATTAATTATTAAAGCTATCAGTACCAGTGACCCAATGAGAATAGTCACCTTTTCATTTTACGGTAGTATTCTAATTCTGTTTTATTTAACTTCAACCATGTTTCATGCACTCGTCTTCACCCGAGCACATCACGTTTTTCAAGTGTTTGATCACTGCATGATTTTTGTGCTAATTGGAGCTACCTATACACCATATTGTTTGGTAAGTATTTCTGGTTGGTTTGGCTGGACATTATTTGGTGTAATCTGGCTAATGGCAATTTGTGGAATTATATATAAGTCCATTTGGCTCAATAAAGTCACGCCCCTATCCACAATCATTTACATTATTATGGGCTGGATGTGTGTATTAGCATTTAAACCCTTATGGCACGCATTAACACCAGTTGGCTTTTTTCTACTGTTAGCCGGTGGATTGTCTTTTACTTTAGGTGCACTAGTTTATAGTAAAAAAGGGTTCATCTATGCTCACCTAATCTGGCACTTTTTTGTTCTCGCAGGAACAATTTTAATGTACTTTTCTATCTTACTATTTGTCTAA
- a CDS encoding SGNH/GDSL hydrolase family protein: MKRGVKIIIFIIGLLILAGGAYGGYHYFTSQSTPSEKTSTTKKVQHKKEVHIVALGDSLTQGVGDQQKKGGYVSIIKQKVEKQDNTKVITSNFGVAGDRSDQILKRLNDQSNVQQKLKSADVIVMTVGGNDLMQTLEKNLFVSSQTKFETQMGIASKKYDNKLNDLFTTVRKYNSNAPIFLFSVYNPFYVYFANMSSITTSVSNWNKDTKTTLAGYGPAYFVDVNNLMSHGQYTTQTQQQKLVQQANAANSSSVNQKEITQIMSKKNQNLNKYISTADNFHPNHQGYEKMADKLFKEMQIHQNWLEKGK; this comes from the coding sequence ATGAAACGTGGAGTAAAAATTATTATATTTATTATTGGATTGTTGATTTTAGCGGGGGGTGCCTACGGCGGATATCATTATTTTACGTCTCAGTCGACACCTTCGGAAAAGACCAGCACTACCAAAAAAGTGCAGCATAAAAAAGAGGTACATATCGTTGCATTGGGTGATTCTTTGACACAAGGGGTTGGAGACCAACAAAAAAAAGGCGGCTATGTAAGCATAATTAAACAAAAGGTTGAAAAACAAGATAACACTAAGGTGATAACCAGTAACTTTGGTGTTGCCGGTGATCGGTCTGACCAAATTCTAAAACGATTGAATGATCAATCTAATGTTCAACAAAAATTAAAATCGGCCGATGTAATTGTTATGACCGTCGGTGGTAATGATTTAATGCAGACTTTAGAAAAAAATTTATTTGTCAGTTCTCAAACTAAATTTGAAACCCAAATGGGTATTGCTAGTAAAAAGTATGATAATAAACTGAATGACTTATTTACTACTGTTCGCAAATATAATTCAAATGCACCTATTTTCTTATTCAGTGTTTACAATCCATTTTACGTTTATTTTGCTAACATGAGTTCAATTACAACCTCCGTATCAAACTGGAATAAAGATACTAAAACGACGTTAGCAGGATATGGTCCTGCATATTTTGTTGATGTAAATAATTTAATGTCACATGGACAATACACTACGCAAACCCAGCAACAAAAATTGGTACAACAGGCAAATGCTGCTAACAGTTCAAGCGTCAATCAAAAAGAAATTACGCAAATTATGAGTAAAAAGAACCAAAATCTTAATAAATATATTTCGACTGCTGATAATTTCCATCCTAACCATCAAGGATACGAAAAAATGGCGGATAAGCTATTCAAAGAAATGCAAATACATCAAAACTGGCTAGAGAAGGGAAAATAG
- a CDS encoding DegV family protein gives MANIKIVTDSSAGLTEEEIEKYNITVIPLSVMIDGTIYVERETITNKQFPELMKNAKSLPKTSQPPIGKFVDAFDRLGADGSQVLCVSMMESISGTVHAAQQAAALSKADVTVIDSQTTDRGLAFQILEAAKLIEQDADMQTVIAKMEEVRDHSKLYLAVVNLNNLVAGGRISKMAGALSNLLNIKVMLEVAQGEIKIRMKGRGMKPINKYMDDVYEKMKNGRKVKAIGISHVQADEAVAKMKSTLENLFPEIKIVVRETVPIIATHTGMGAFCLLYYTE, from the coding sequence ATGGCGAACATTAAAATTGTTACGGATTCTTCTGCTGGATTGACGGAAGAGGAGATTGAAAAATACAACATAACTGTTATTCCGTTATCAGTTATGATCGATGGAACTATCTATGTAGAACGTGAAACGATTACAAACAAACAATTTCCAGAATTAATGAAAAACGCTAAGTCTTTACCGAAAACATCGCAGCCACCAATTGGCAAGTTTGTGGATGCTTTTGATCGCTTAGGCGCCGATGGTAGCCAAGTTTTGTGCGTTTCTATGATGGAATCCATTAGTGGTACCGTTCATGCAGCTCAACAAGCAGCAGCACTGAGTAAAGCTGACGTAACAGTCATAGATAGTCAAACAACTGATCGCGGCTTAGCTTTTCAAATACTAGAAGCTGCTAAATTAATTGAGCAGGATGCTGATATGCAGACGGTGATTGCTAAAATGGAAGAAGTTCGAGATCATTCAAAACTTTATCTGGCAGTCGTAAACTTAAATAATTTAGTTGCCGGTGGTCGTATTAGTAAAATGGCGGGTGCATTATCCAATCTGTTAAATATTAAAGTAATGCTTGAAGTTGCTCAAGGAGAGATTAAAATCCGGATGAAGGGGCGTGGCATGAAGCCCATCAATAAATATATGGATGACGTCTATGAAAAAATGAAAAATGGTCGCAAAGTAAAAGCAATTGGTATTTCACACGTTCAGGCAGATGAAGCTGTTGCAAAAATGAAGTCAACATTAGAGAATCTATTTCCTGAAATCAAAATTGTTGTTCGTGAAACAGTGCCAATTATTGCAACACATACTGGTATGGGAGCGTTTTGTTTACTTTACTATACTGAATAA
- a CDS encoding thymidylate synthase: MSTTSNEEQYLQLAHNVLEHGNLKTDRTGTGTHSLFGYQMRFDLNAGFPLLTTKKVPFGLIKSELLWFLRGDTNIRFLLQHHNHIWDEWAFEKWVNSTEYAGPDMTDFGLRSQSNPEFKKQYLVQKQLFCDRVLADDQFANQYGDLGLVYGSQWRAWRTSNGATIDQIKNVIEQIKHTPDSRRMIVTAWNPEDVPTVALPPCHTMFQFYVANGKLSCQLYQRSGDIFLGVPFNIASYALLTHLIAQQCGLQVGEFVHTLGDAHIYNNHLDQIKEQLGRKPKAAPKLILPNVVKPLEEYEMADIKLEGYEPYPAIKAPVAV; the protein is encoded by the coding sequence ATGAGTACAACTAGCAATGAAGAACAGTATTTACAATTGGCACATAATGTACTGGAACATGGTAATTTAAAAACAGATCGAACCGGGACTGGCACCCATTCATTATTTGGTTATCAAATGCGATTTGACCTTAATGCTGGATTTCCGCTGCTAACCACTAAAAAAGTTCCGTTTGGACTGATTAAAAGCGAGTTATTATGGTTTTTACGAGGAGACACAAATATCCGTTTTTTGCTGCAACATCATAACCATATTTGGGACGAGTGGGCGTTTGAAAAATGGGTTAATTCTACTGAATATGCTGGACCAGATATGACCGATTTTGGTTTACGTTCCCAAAGTAATCCAGAATTTAAAAAACAGTATTTAGTACAAAAACAACTATTTTGTGATCGTGTTTTAGCTGATGACCAATTTGCCAATCAATATGGTGATTTAGGTTTAGTTTATGGTAGTCAGTGGCGTGCTTGGCGGACAAGTAATGGTGCGACGATTGATCAAATCAAAAATGTCATTGAACAAATTAAACATACACCGGATTCACGCAGAATGATTGTCACTGCCTGGAATCCAGAAGATGTTCCAACAGTTGCATTACCACCATGTCATACAATGTTCCAATTTTATGTTGCCAATGGTAAATTGAGCTGTCAACTTTACCAGCGAAGTGGCGATATTTTCTTAGGGGTTCCATTTAACATTGCCAGCTATGCGTTATTGACCCACTTAATCGCACAACAATGTGGTTTGCAAGTGGGCGAATTTGTGCATACATTGGGTGATGCTCACATCTATAATAATCACTTAGACCAAATTAAAGAACAGCTTGGTAGAAAACCCAAGGCTGCTCCAAAATTAATATTGCCAAACGTGGTCAAACCGCTGGAAGAATATGAGATGGCAGATATCAAGCTCGAAGGATATGAGCCCTATCCTGCAATCAAAGCTCCAGTAGCGGTTTAG
- a CDS encoding CCA tRNA nucleotidyltransferase gives MIIKKLPEEFEQARPIMQKIEAAGFEAYFVGGSVRDTILGNTIHDVDIASSAYPNEIKQIFNRTVDTGIEHGTVMVLEHGEGYEITTFRTESGYQDFRRPDSVTFVRSLTEDLQRRDFTINALAMRENGEIIDLFSGLKDLKNGVIKAVGDPQQRFHEDALRMMRAARFASQLDFTIEAKTMAGIKANASLLTKIAVERIRVELEKLFLGQNPTSGIEVFVNTKLYQYCPMLAPFEIDLRQLATLEKWDLSLPSEVWALLAYTFYLHGKQINQFLKAWKTSNQVIIDTVQVVAAINEISEEVLTAKMLYQTGKERLISANKIALLFGGELTTDDILKRYDELPIKHKNELELNGKQLLQEANLRPGPIIGKILQRLEQDVVENKIENRHDLLIEAAKEMVKEG, from the coding sequence ATGATAATTAAAAAATTACCAGAAGAGTTTGAGCAAGCACGCCCAATTATGCAAAAAATTGAAGCTGCTGGTTTTGAAGCATACTTTGTTGGTGGCAGTGTGCGGGATACAATTTTAGGAAATACCATTCATGATGTTGATATTGCTAGCAGTGCATATCCAAATGAAATTAAGCAAATTTTTAACCGGACTGTTGATACAGGCATTGAGCATGGGACTGTTATGGTCTTAGAACATGGTGAAGGATATGAGATAACAACTTTTCGGACTGAATCAGGATATCAGGACTTTAGGCGACCAGACTCAGTGACCTTTGTGCGCTCATTGACCGAAGACTTACAGCGACGTGATTTCACTATTAATGCACTTGCAATGCGCGAAAATGGAGAGATTATTGATCTATTTAGCGGGCTTAAAGATTTAAAAAATGGAGTTATCAAAGCTGTTGGTGACCCGCAACAACGATTTCACGAGGATGCATTGCGTATGATGCGCGCTGCTCGATTTGCTAGTCAATTGGATTTTACAATTGAAGCAAAAACGATGGCTGGAATTAAAGCCAATGCGTCATTATTGACTAAAATTGCAGTCGAACGTATCCGAGTAGAACTTGAAAAATTATTTTTAGGACAAAATCCTACTAGTGGGATTGAAGTCTTTGTTAATACAAAATTATATCAATATTGTCCAATGCTTGCGCCATTTGAAATAGATCTAAGACAACTGGCCACTCTTGAAAAGTGGGATTTATCCTTACCATCTGAAGTCTGGGCACTATTGGCGTACACATTTTATTTACATGGTAAACAAATTAATCAATTTTTAAAGGCCTGGAAAACTTCCAATCAAGTTATTATCGATACAGTTCAAGTTGTCGCCGCAATCAATGAAATATCAGAAGAAGTACTAACGGCTAAAATGTTATATCAAACTGGGAAAGAGCGATTAATCAGCGCAAATAAAATTGCGTTATTATTTGGTGGCGAGTTGACAACCGATGATATTTTAAAACGCTATGATGAACTACCAATTAAGCATAAGAATGAGTTAGAACTCAATGGTAAGCAATTGTTACAAGAAGCAAATTTACGCCCTGGACCAATTATTGGCAAAATTTTGCAACGATTAGAACAAGATGTTGTGGAAAACAAGATTGAAAATCGGCATGATTTATTGATTGAAGCCGCAAAGGAAATGGTAAAAGAGGGTTAA
- the dapB gene encoding 4-hydroxy-tetrahydrodipicolinate reductase, whose translation MTKVIIAGYQGKMGQKAVAMVQSHADFELVAVYGPKLDTDVKLEATTKVFNQLDEINVDADVWVDFTTPTSVYENTKFALEHGYSPVIGTTGLTDDQLTELKQIAKKNNIGGLIAPNFGISAVLLMQFAKQAAKYMPDVEIIEMHHDQKLDAPSGTALSTAKLISEVRKPHEQGNPEAKETLANVRGGDYNGIRIHAVRLPGLVAHEQVLFGSSGEGLTIRQDTLDRQSFMSGVAIAIEKITNEHELLVGLENLL comes from the coding sequence TTGACGAAAGTTATTATTGCAGGATACCAAGGTAAAATGGGACAAAAGGCGGTTGCAATGGTTCAAAGCCATGCTGATTTCGAATTGGTAGCTGTCTACGGCCCTAAGCTTGATACAGATGTAAAATTAGAAGCGACAACAAAGGTATTTAACCAATTAGATGAAATTAATGTTGATGCCGATGTCTGGGTGGACTTTACCACCCCAACCTCGGTATATGAGAATACAAAATTTGCTTTAGAACACGGTTATTCACCTGTTATAGGTACAACTGGCCTGACGGATGATCAATTAACGGAGTTAAAACAGATTGCAAAGAAAAACAATATTGGTGGGTTGATTGCGCCTAATTTTGGTATTAGTGCCGTTTTATTAATGCAATTTGCAAAGCAAGCAGCTAAATATATGCCAGATGTTGAAATTATCGAAATGCATCACGATCAAAAATTGGATGCACCTAGTGGGACTGCTTTAAGTACTGCCAAATTAATTAGTGAAGTGCGCAAGCCACATGAACAAGGAAATCCAGAAGCTAAAGAGACGTTGGCTAATGTTCGAGGTGGTGACTATAATGGTATTCGTATTCATGCTGTTAGGCTGCCCGGCTTAGTAGCTCATGAACAAGTGCTATTTGGTTCATCAGGTGAGGGCTTAACGATTCGCCAAGATACACTTGATCGGCAATCATTTATGAGTGGCGTTGCGATTGCCATTGAAAAAATTACGAATGAACACGAATTATTAGTGGGACTTGAAAATCTATTATGA
- a CDS encoding ABC-F family ATP-binding cassette domain-containing protein, with amino-acid sequence MQTLRAEKLSSTYGEKTLFDQISFIINEKDRIGLIGTNGSGKTSLLNVISSQVGADSGDIVTPKEYSIGYLKQIPELQDDLTILDAVFAGSQKVFALIRDYEEALANFSEHPNEQAALDRYTAAQAKMDEEDAWATESEVKTILTQLKISNLNQTVKTLSGGQKKRVGLAQILIQSPDLLLLDEPTNHLDLDSTVWLQDYLSAYRGAVIVVTHDRYFLDQVANQIWELSFGKLYEYQGNYQDYVQQKAERVELEAGTEHKQQQLYKKELAWMRTGAKARSTKQKGRINSFHELEDSVGNLQVDQNVSIDLGQQRLGKEVITIKDANLHFGDKKILTDFNLLIQGNQRIGITGENGAGKSSLLNVITGNLKLDSGIIKVGETVKIGYYKQQTEPIDEDKRMINYLSDVAANVTDKNGAKINVTQLLERFLFPRFMHGTLIRKLSGGEKRRLYLLKILMMQPNVLLLDEPTNDLDIGTLTVLEDYLESFAGTVITVSHDRYFLDKVADRLLIFNGQGQIDFYSGQYSNYLQSIQDNKVNNQASKEDKAGKSSVVSNPVASKKRKLTYAEQMEWDQIENQIDKLDEQKRKVQAAMLENGSDYDKLAKLQDQLTQLNQDIDAKTERWEYLSDFVDE; translated from the coding sequence ATGCAAACATTGCGTGCTGAAAAGCTTTCCAGTACATACGGAGAGAAAACATTATTTGACCAAATTTCATTTATTATCAATGAAAAGGATAGAATTGGGCTGATTGGAACTAATGGAAGTGGCAAAACATCTTTGCTAAACGTTATTAGTAGCCAAGTTGGCGCAGACAGTGGTGATATCGTTACGCCGAAGGAATATTCGATCGGTTACTTAAAACAAATACCTGAATTACAAGACGATTTAACTATTTTAGACGCTGTCTTTGCTGGCTCACAAAAAGTTTTTGCTTTAATTCGTGATTACGAAGAAGCATTGGCTAATTTTAGTGAGCATCCAAATGAGCAAGCGGCATTAGATCGGTATACTGCAGCTCAGGCTAAAATGGATGAAGAAGATGCGTGGGCCACAGAAAGTGAAGTAAAAACAATCTTGACCCAATTGAAGATCAGTAATTTGAATCAAACAGTCAAGACTTTATCGGGTGGACAAAAAAAGCGAGTTGGATTAGCCCAAATATTAATTCAATCACCAGATTTACTATTACTGGATGAGCCAACTAACCATTTGGATTTAGATTCTACTGTGTGGTTACAAGATTATCTTTCTGCTTATCGCGGTGCTGTGATTGTTGTCACCCACGATCGGTATTTCTTAGATCAAGTTGCTAATCAAATTTGGGAACTATCTTTTGGTAAATTATATGAGTACCAAGGAAATTACCAAGATTATGTTCAACAAAAAGCAGAGCGGGTAGAACTTGAAGCTGGTACTGAACATAAGCAACAACAGTTATATAAAAAAGAATTGGCTTGGATGCGAACCGGGGCTAAGGCCCGTTCAACTAAGCAAAAGGGACGAATTAACAGTTTTCATGAACTAGAGGATTCTGTTGGTAATTTACAAGTAGATCAGAATGTCTCGATTGATTTAGGCCAGCAACGATTAGGTAAAGAGGTCATCACAATAAAAGATGCAAATCTGCATTTTGGTGATAAAAAGATTTTAACTGATTTTAATTTATTGATTCAAGGGAATCAAAGAATTGGTATCACAGGTGAAAACGGAGCTGGTAAATCCAGTCTGTTAAATGTAATTACTGGTAACTTGAAACTTGATAGCGGCATCATCAAAGTTGGTGAAACAGTCAAAATAGGCTATTACAAACAACAGACTGAACCAATTGATGAAGATAAACGGATGATCAATTATTTAAGTGATGTAGCAGCCAATGTGACCGATAAAAATGGAGCTAAGATTAATGTAACCCAATTATTAGAACGCTTTTTATTTCCGCGTTTCATGCACGGAACATTAATCAGAAAATTATCCGGTGGCGAAAAAAGACGATTATATTTATTGAAGATTTTAATGATGCAACCGAATGTTTTATTGCTTGATGAACCAACTAACGATCTAGACATTGGCACGTTAACTGTATTAGAGGACTACTTAGAATCGTTTGCAGGAACTGTTATTACGGTTTCACATGATCGTTACTTTCTAGATAAGGTTGCCGATCGATTATTGATTTTTAATGGCCAAGGACAAATTGATTTTTATAGTGGACAATACTCAAATTATTTACAAAGTATTCAAGATAACAAGGTAAATAATCAGGCTTCCAAAGAAGATAAAGCCGGGAAATCAAGTGTGGTTTCAAATCCGGTTGCCAGTAAAAAACGTAAACTGACATATGCAGAGCAGATGGAATGGGATCAAATTGAAAACCAAATTGATAAATTGGATGAACAGAAAAGAAAAGTTCAGGCCGCAATGCTTGAGAATGGCTCTGACTACGATAAACTTGCGAAACTGCAAGATCAATTAACACAGTTGAACCAAGATATTGACGCTAAAACAGAGCGTTGGGAATATTTGAGTGATTTTGTGGATGAATAG
- a CDS encoding YozE family protein, whose product MRLSFYQFLMTERNPDSVDEIAQFANNAALDQVFPKQSQDFDEISHYLEENARYLPAMTIFDEAWQRYLVKMN is encoded by the coding sequence ATGCGCTTAAGTTTTTATCAGTTTTTAATGACCGAGCGTAACCCAGACAGTGTCGATGAAATAGCTCAATTCGCTAACAATGCTGCTCTCGATCAGGTTTTTCCAAAGCAATCACAAGATTTTGATGAGATTTCACATTATTTGGAAGAAAATGCACGATATTTACCTGCAATGACAATTTTTGATGAAGCATGGCAGCGATATCTTGTAAAAATGAATTAG
- a CDS encoding site-specific integrase: MNYPYQSAFLTYLSQESLSAATRLSYDQTLSELFNYLNTQDRGFASNPTVDNIFNRDITAYLTMLVEKHQIRPTTYNKLLSQINRYFKFLFTHNLTSELPTIDLHGKNTPSNQTLNLKWLQLLPDLLVDSKLHPYTKLTLFLISKGYRVAEFMQARFYPEWNKIKAVTPVEQQFMQNFTVFIIPLQQLQNSHDLFLKQRLNIAEPRLTMPGLHKYLKPDSRYVGFDLTPKKLQQSFILQSLQRLADQPAAVLEEKLQLDPQSLLYYQHLLVSLS, translated from the coding sequence TTGAATTACCCATATCAATCAGCTTTTTTAACCTATTTATCACAAGAATCCCTATCCGCTGCAACAAGACTCTCCTATGATCAAACCTTAAGTGAATTATTTAATTACCTCAATACTCAAGACCGGGGCTTTGCATCAAATCCAACTGTCGACAATATTTTTAATCGTGATATCACTGCCTACTTAACAATGCTAGTTGAAAAACACCAAATTCGCCCCACTACTTATAACAAATTATTATCTCAGATCAATCGCTACTTTAAATTCTTATTCACTCACAATCTGACTTCTGAATTACCAACCATCGACCTGCATGGTAAAAATACTCCTTCTAACCAAACCTTAAATTTAAAATGGCTGCAACTACTGCCAGATCTGTTAGTTGATTCAAAATTGCATCCATATACTAAATTAACCTTATTTTTAATTAGTAAGGGTTATCGGGTAGCGGAATTCATGCAAGCCAGGTTTTATCCAGAATGGAACAAAATCAAAGCTGTCACCCCAGTAGAACAACAATTTATGCAAAATTTCACCGTATTTATTATTCCATTACAACAACTCCAAAATAGTCATGATCTCTTTTTAAAACAACGCCTAAATATTGCTGAGCCACGCTTAACTATGCCGGGTTTACATAAGTATCTAAAACCAGATAGTCGGTATGTCGGCTTTGATCTAACCCCCAAAAAGTTACAACAAAGCTTTATTTTACAAAGCTTGCAGCGCCTAGCAGATCAACCAGCTGCCGTTCTAGAGGAGAAACTGCAATTAGATCCGCAATCACTTTTATATTACCAACATTTATTGGTCAGTCTGTCTTAA
- a CDS encoding dihydrofolate reductase, with amino-acid sequence MISFIWAEDLDGTIGKDGRLPWHLPADMRRFKELTTNHTVVMGKRTYESLNRPLPRRRNIVLSNTLTPVENVEIMRNADELENFLKNTNDDVYIIGGAIVFATTINWVDHLFRTVIADHFNGDTNMIPINYDNWKLQERNEFSADEKNKHDYVFESWSCQSLLDK; translated from the coding sequence ATGATTAGTTTTATTTGGGCAGAAGATTTAGATGGAACAATCGGAAAAGACGGACGGCTTCCTTGGCACCTACCAGCTGATATGCGGCGTTTTAAAGAATTAACCACTAATCATACCGTTGTGATGGGCAAACGAACGTATGAGTCTTTAAACCGTCCTTTACCACGACGCCGTAATATTGTATTATCAAACACGCTTACCCCAGTAGAAAATGTTGAGATTATGAGAAACGCTGACGAGTTAGAAAATTTCTTAAAAAATACCAATGATGATGTCTATATCATCGGCGGTGCAATTGTCTTTGCTACAACGATTAATTGGGTAGATCATCTTTTTAGAACAGTTATAGCCGATCACTTTAACGGTGATACCAACATGATCCCAATAAATTATGATAATTGGAAGTTACAAGAACGAAATGAATTTAGTGCGGACGAAAAAAATAAGCATGACTATGTATTTGAATCATGGTCATGCCAATCACTATTAGACAAATAG
- a CDS encoding YpmS family protein has protein sequence MSESRKTAKSKKRERNLWKWAFVIVVVIIIGGGIYLYTQVTAPVEKQTTSQPVKQSNSSFEVDLNSEQVNALADNYLVRLQKNQKTKYGFIVGKKYATVTGSTKFLGTKINFALNFTPVRQSNGNVLLKAKGLAVGRLNLPITYVMGYIKNNYKLPAWVELNQKKKTILLDLNKYSRHHNLQYSAQKVSLSDGDFRFLVTVPKN, from the coding sequence ATGTCAGAATCAAGAAAAACAGCAAAATCAAAAAAAAGAGAACGTAATTTGTGGAAATGGGCATTTGTCATTGTGGTTGTCATTATAATTGGTGGCGGCATCTATTTATACACGCAAGTTACAGCACCAGTTGAAAAGCAAACTACCAGTCAGCCAGTAAAGCAGAGCAATTCTTCTTTTGAAGTTGATTTAAACTCTGAGCAGGTTAATGCATTAGCAGATAATTATTTAGTGCGCCTTCAAAAAAATCAAAAAACAAAATATGGGTTTATTGTTGGTAAAAAATATGCAACCGTTACTGGTTCCACAAAATTTTTAGGGACTAAAATTAATTTTGCACTGAACTTTACACCGGTTAGACAGTCTAACGGAAATGTTTTATTAAAGGCTAAAGGATTGGCAGTCGGACGCTTAAACTTGCCAATTACTTATGTGATGGGCTATATTAAAAACAACTATAAGCTACCAGCATGGGTTGAATTAAATCAAAAGAAGAAAACGATTTTATTAGATTTAAACAAATATAGTCGACACCATAATTTGCAATACTCAGCTCAAAAGGTAAGTTTGTCTGACGGTGATTTTCGCTTTTTAGTCACAGTTCCCAAAAATTAG